Proteins from a genomic interval of Rosa chinensis cultivar Old Blush chromosome 2, RchiOBHm-V2, whole genome shotgun sequence:
- the LOC112188112 gene encoding F-box/LRR-repeat protein 14, protein MDYLPEQLVWEILSRIKKTTDRNSVSLTCKRLNGLDNEQRQALRVGCGLDPANEALTSLCSRFLNLTKVEITYAGWMSKLGKQLDDHGLLVLSNYCPSLVDLSLSYCTFITDVGLGYLSSCSKLSALKLNFTPRITGCGILSLVVGCKNLTVLHLIRCLNVSSVEWLEYLGRLETLEDLSIKNCRAIGEGDMIKLGASWRKLKRLQFEVDANYRYMKVYDRLAVDRWQKQWVPCESMLELSLINCIISPGRGLACVMGKCKKLEKIHLDMCVGVRDCDIIGLAQNSSNLRSIYLRVPSDFSLPLLMNNPLRLTDECLNALSSNCSMLESVRISYSDGEFPSFSSFTLQGIITLIQKCPVRELAFDQVYSFNDTGMEALCFAQHLETLELVRCQEISDEGLQLAVQFPRLSVLRLIKCLGVSDEGLRPLVGSFKLETLAVEDCPQVSERGVFGAARSVSFRQDLSWMY, encoded by the coding sequence ATGGATTATTTACCCGAGCAGTTAGTTTGGGAGATCTTGAGCAGGATTAAGAAAACCACTGATAGAAACTCCGTGTCTTTGACATGTAAACGCCTGAATGGATTGGATAATGAACAGAGGCAAGCCCTTCGGGTTGGTTGTGGATTAGACCCTGCTAATGAAGCTTTGACTTCTCTCTGCAGTAGGTTTCTCAACTTGACAAAGGTAGAGATAACTTACGCCGGTTGGATGTCCAAACTAGGAAAGCAGTTGGATGACCATGGGCTTCTTGTTCTTTCCAATTACTGCCCTTCTTTGGTTGATCTCTCACTAAGCTACTGCACATTCATCACTGATGTGGGCCTTGGTTATTTGTCTTCTTGCTCAAAGCtttcagctttgaagttgaatttcaccCCAAGAATAACTGGCTGTGGCATATTATCTCTTGTTGTGGGCTGCAAAAATCTCACTGTTCTCCATCTCATCCGATGTTTAAATGTTAGCAGCGTCGAGTGGCTTGAATATCTTGGCAGGCTTGAGACACTTGAAGATCTCTCAATCAAGAATTGTAGAGCTATTGGGGAGGGCGATATGATTAAGCTAGGTGCTAGTTGGAGAAAACTGAAACGCTTGCAATTTGAGGTGGATGCTAATTACAGATACATGAAAGTCTATGATCGTTTAGCTGTGGATCGATGGCAAAAGCAGTGGGTTCCTTGTGAGAGTATGTTGGAACTTAGCTTGATAAATTGCATCATCAGCCCAGGAAGGGGACTTGCTTGTGTGATGGGGAAGTGCAAGAAATTGGAGAAGATTCACTTGGACATGTGTGTTGGGGTACGGGACTGTGACATAATAGGCTTAGCCCAAAATTCAAGTAATCTTCGCTCCATTTACCTCCGAGTCCCGTCAGATTTCTCACTTCCTCTTCTGATGAATAACCCTTTGAGACTAACCGATGAATGCCTAAATGCCTTGTCCAGTAACTGTTCAATGCTTGAATCTGTCAGGATATCTTACTCTGATGGGGAATTCCCTTCCTTTTCCTCATTTACATTACAGGGAATCATTACTTTGATTCAGAAGTGCCCTGTGCGGGAACTTGCTTTTGACCAAGTGTATTCCTTCAACGACACTGGGATGGAAGCTCTTTGCTTTGCTCAGCATCTTGAAACATTGGAGCTTGTCAGGTGCCAAGAGATAAGTGATGAAGGGCTGCAACTTGCGGTCCAGTTTCCGCGATTGTCTGTTCTGCGTTTAATCAAGTGTTTGGGAGTTTCTGATGAAGGTTTAAGGCCACTAGTAGGTTCATTCAAACTGGAAACGTTGGCTGTGGAAGATTGTCCCCAAGTCTCTGAAAGAGGAGTATTTGGAGCTGCAAGATCTGTTTCTTTCAGACAAGACCTGTCATGGATGTACTGA